The following are from one region of the Hydrogenimonas sp. SS33 genome:
- a CDS encoding PilT/PilU family type 4a pilus ATPase, translating into MSQHENTAPDFHPDDVMTPKIRRYMKGLIEHGGSDLHVKANAQVRARINGDIITVTKEKITHDESVRMAKEILRGRFDEFVENKEIDFLYPYDEKTHFRGNMFFQMDGVSAVFRVIPARIATIDELELPEAVHKLTDVPRGLVLVTGVTGSGKSTTLAAIIDEINRKHKKHIITIEDPIEFVHEDRKCLINQRSIGQDTLSFSRALRAALREDPDIILVGEMRDVETIDTALHAAETGHLVLSTLHTLDAKETINRTISVFPPEDQNRVRHTLASVLQGILSQRLVKTVDGGRTAAMEILFNTSYIQKLILEGRDLEIKEALDAGTEIHGTQSFDTALLKLYKKGKISFEEAMSNATSPNDLKLRIEGLETNIDAGQSGTGVYIPENDSDIFGLKED; encoded by the coding sequence ATGTCCCAACACGAAAATACAGCCCCCGATTTCCATCCCGATGATGTGATGACCCCCAAGATACGCCGCTATATGAAGGGGCTCATCGAGCATGGAGGAAGCGACCTCCATGTCAAAGCCAACGCCCAGGTGCGGGCCCGCATCAACGGCGACATCATTACTGTGACGAAAGAGAAGATTACCCACGACGAATCGGTCCGGATGGCCAAAGAGATTCTGAGAGGGCGTTTCGACGAATTTGTCGAAAACAAAGAGATCGATTTTCTCTACCCCTACGACGAAAAGACCCACTTCCGGGGAAACATGTTTTTCCAGATGGACGGCGTCTCCGCCGTCTTCAGGGTGATTCCCGCCCGTATCGCCACCATCGACGAACTGGAGCTGCCCGAAGCGGTACACAAACTGACCGACGTTCCCCGCGGGCTCGTGCTCGTCACCGGTGTGACCGGGTCGGGTAAGTCGACGACCCTGGCGGCCATCATCGACGAGATCAACCGCAAGCACAAGAAACATATCATCACCATCGAGGATCCCATCGAATTCGTCCATGAAGACAGGAAATGCCTGATCAACCAGCGCAGCATCGGGCAGGACACCCTCTCCTTCTCGCGGGCCCTGCGGGCGGCGCTTCGGGAGGACCCGGACATTATCCTGGTGGGGGAGATGCGGGACGTCGAGACCATCGACACGGCCCTGCACGCCGCCGAAACGGGCCACCTGGTCCTCTCCACTCTCCACACCCTCGACGCGAAGGAGACGATCAACCGGACCATCAGCGTCTTTCCCCCCGAAGACCAGAACAGGGTGCGGCACACCCTGGCGTCGGTCCTGCAGGGGATCCTCTCCCAGCGTCTCGTCAAGACGGTCGACGGCGGCAGGACGGCGGCGATGGAGATTCTGTTCAACACCTCCTATATTCAAAAGCTGATTCTGGAGGGACGGGACCTGGAGATCAAGGAGGCGCTGGATGCGGGGACCGAAATTCACGGCACCCAGAGTTTCGACACGGCGCTGCTCAAACTCTACAAGAAAGGAAAGATCTCTTTCGAAGAGGCGATGAGCAACGCCACCAGCCCCAACGACCTCAAGCTGCGCATCGAGGGCCTGGAGACCAACATCGACGCGGGCCAGTCGGGAACCGGCGTCTACATTCCGGAAAACGATTCGGACATTTTCGGCTTAAAAGAAGATTAA
- a CDS encoding transaldolase encodes MVNEKIGFSLWLDFIERDHLKKEFRRMIEEGVINGATSNPAIFAASIETSPAYTAQLDGLKNHSAKAKYEALAIEDIRTAAEALLPLYEADRDGYVSIEVDPFLCDDTEGTVEEGKRLHAAIGMPNVMIKVPATEAGYAAMRRLTAEGIDVNATLIFSPMQALKCLDAMEEGLKIAGAGGKRVRTVLSVFVSRFDRLLDEKLIEKGLEPGRVGIMNAAKIYNLVESRKNPDIRTLFASTGVKGDAYEADYYIKELMAPHSVNTAPLATIEAFVQHPDHRPRLPLKEGTIDTFFEKIEAAGIDMNAVCDKLLADGLEAFKEAFAKLLAHLE; translated from the coding sequence TTGGTCAACGAAAAGATAGGATTCTCCCTCTGGCTCGACTTCATAGAAAGAGACCACCTGAAAAAAGAGTTCAGGCGGATGATAGAGGAGGGGGTCATCAACGGCGCCACCAGCAACCCGGCCATCTTCGCCGCCTCCATTGAGACCTCGCCCGCCTACACGGCCCAGCTTGACGGGCTGAAGAACCACTCCGCCAAAGCGAAGTACGAAGCGCTGGCTATCGAGGATATCCGCACCGCCGCCGAAGCGCTGCTGCCGCTTTATGAAGCGGACAGGGACGGCTATGTCAGCATCGAAGTGGACCCCTTCCTCTGCGACGATACGGAGGGGACCGTGGAGGAAGGGAAACGGCTCCATGCCGCCATCGGCATGCCCAATGTCATGATCAAAGTGCCCGCCACGGAGGCCGGATATGCGGCGATGCGGAGACTGACCGCCGAAGGGATCGACGTCAACGCGACCCTCATCTTCTCTCCGATGCAGGCACTCAAGTGCCTGGATGCGATGGAGGAGGGGTTGAAAATCGCCGGCGCCGGCGGCAAACGGGTGCGGACGGTTCTGAGCGTCTTCGTCAGCCGCTTCGACCGGCTGCTGGACGAGAAGCTTATCGAGAAGGGGCTGGAGCCCGGGCGAGTCGGCATCATGAATGCGGCGAAAATCTACAATCTGGTCGAGAGCCGCAAAAATCCCGATATCCGGACCCTTTTCGCCAGCACAGGGGTAAAGGGAGATGCCTATGAGGCCGATTATTACATCAAGGAACTGATGGCCCCCCACAGCGTCAACACGGCACCGCTGGCGACGATCGAAGCCTTCGTCCAGCATCCCGACCACCGCCCCAGGCTTCCCCTTAAAGAGGGTACGATCGACACCTTTTTCGAAAAAATTGAGGCGGCGGGGATCGATATGAACGCTGTGTGCGACAAGCTTCTTGCAGACGGCCTCGAAGCGTTCAAGGAGGCTTTCGCCAAACTTCTCGCCCATCTGGAGTAA
- a CDS encoding ATP-dependent Clp protease adaptor ClpS: MAQKEWIESESQVDLEEPQFYRVIMWNDDYTTMDFVVEVLSDIFHKSYEEAVEIMLAIHEKGKGVCGTYTYEIAETKVQQTLKRARANQFPLRVTMEKE, encoded by the coding sequence TTGGCACAGAAAGAGTGGATCGAGAGCGAAAGCCAGGTCGATCTGGAAGAGCCGCAGTTTTATCGGGTGATCATGTGGAACGACGACTACACGACGATGGATTTCGTCGTGGAGGTCCTCAGCGACATCTTCCACAAGAGCTACGAAGAGGCGGTGGAGATCATGCTCGCTATCCACGAGAAGGGCAAGGGGGTCTGCGGCACCTATACCTACGAGATCGCCGAGACGAAGGTGCAGCAGACGCTCAAACGTGCCCGTGCCAACCAGTTTCCTCTCCGTGTGACGATGGAAAAAGAGTGA
- a CDS encoding DUF3187 domain-containing protein — protein sequence MKRILLLSFAATLTLFAYSDMDMDGVDDSVDKCPNTPITDIVDANGCSIKSVITENHFDLILGLAYSQYNYRLNDESDTWTTTAQVDYYRNDFSMQLSTSWYRTDSGDYDDSGMNDTTLAAYYRFNQMAWAPNLTVQLGAGVIFPTYNAQFDNNNADYMGVVNLNYDIDKTTLFGSYSYTYIGDDDVSYTDAAGNPQRIEYQNVNAYSLGAGYHFTPTFYASASYYRSDSIYKSVEDIESLSLYGFYSIDAHWFLTGSYAYGLSDSTSDHYAALRLGYYF from the coding sequence ATGAAACGGATTCTGCTTCTCTCTTTCGCAGCCACATTGACGCTTTTTGCTTACAGCGACATGGATATGGACGGGGTGGACGACAGTGTCGACAAATGCCCCAATACCCCCATCACCGACATCGTCGACGCCAACGGGTGCTCCATCAAGTCGGTGATCACCGAAAACCATTTCGACCTGATTCTGGGGCTCGCCTACAGCCAGTACAACTACAGGCTCAACGACGAGAGTGACACCTGGACGACCACGGCACAGGTCGACTACTACCGCAACGATTTCTCGATGCAGCTCTCCACCTCCTGGTACCGCACCGACAGCGGGGACTACGACGACAGCGGCATGAACGACACGACATTGGCCGCCTATTACCGCTTCAACCAGATGGCGTGGGCGCCCAACCTGACCGTCCAGCTGGGGGCGGGGGTCATCTTCCCGACCTACAATGCCCAGTTCGACAACAACAACGCCGACTACATGGGGGTTGTGAACCTCAATTACGACATCGACAAAACGACACTTTTCGGCAGTTACAGCTACACCTACATCGGGGACGACGATGTCTCCTACACCGACGCCGCCGGCAATCCGCAGCGCATCGAATACCAGAACGTCAACGCCTACAGCCTCGGCGCGGGATACCACTTCACCCCGACCTTTTACGCCAGCGCCTCCTACTACCGCTCCGACTCCATCTACAAAAGCGTGGAGGATATCGAAAGCCTCTCCCTCTACGGTTTCTACAGCATCGACGCCCACTGGTTCCTTACCGGCAGTTACGCCTACGGCCTGAGCGACTCGACCAGCGACCACTATGCGGCGCTGCGGCTCGGGTACTACTTCTAA
- the aat gene encoding leucyl/phenylalanyl-tRNA--protein transferase, producing the protein MRPPAIPRLGFDYIFPDPRYAMKEGLLAYGGDLHPDRVLMAYRKGIFPWYNEGDPILWWSPDPRLLLYPDDFIIRRSFRKRLRQRRFTVKLDHAFEQVMRHCAHVPRHGQEGTWILPEVVESYTALHRRGFAHSVEVYDREGRLVGGLYGVSVGAAFFGESMFSLVPDASKVALAHLVELAKAWDFRFIDCQIPSAHLIRLGAKRVDRERFLDELEETQRHLGVPGDWREHEHLLENLTW; encoded by the coding sequence ATGAGGCCGCCCGCCATCCCGAGGCTGGGGTTCGACTACATCTTTCCCGACCCCCGCTACGCCATGAAGGAGGGGCTGCTCGCCTACGGCGGCGACCTTCACCCCGACAGGGTCCTGATGGCCTACCGCAAAGGGATTTTCCCGTGGTACAACGAGGGGGACCCGATCCTCTGGTGGTCTCCCGACCCCAGGCTGCTTCTCTACCCCGACGATTTCATCATCCGGCGCTCTTTCAGAAAGCGGCTTCGGCAGCGCCGTTTTACGGTAAAATTGGACCACGCTTTCGAGCAGGTCATGCGCCACTGTGCCCATGTGCCCCGCCACGGACAGGAGGGGACGTGGATTCTGCCGGAGGTGGTGGAGAGCTACACCGCCCTGCACAGGCGGGGGTTCGCCCACTCCGTCGAAGTCTACGACCGTGAGGGTCGCCTGGTGGGCGGGCTTTACGGTGTCAGTGTCGGAGCCGCCTTTTTCGGAGAGTCGATGTTCTCCCTGGTCCCCGACGCTTCCAAAGTCGCTCTGGCCCACCTGGTGGAGCTGGCGAAAGCGTGGGATTTCCGTTTCATCGACTGCCAGATCCCTTCGGCTCACCTGATCCGCCTGGGGGCGAAACGGGTCGACAGGGAGCGTTTTCTGGACGAACTGGAAGAGACCCAGCGGCACCTGGGCGTCCCGGGCGACTGGCGCGAACATGAACATCTGCTCGAAAATCTCACCTGGTAA
- the clpA gene encoding ATP-dependent Clp protease ATP-binding subunit ClpA yields MISKDLNDIFKEAVKYAKMHRHEYLTVEHIFLAILLSPQGAEILKRAGGDVEEMKERINQHLVTTLRPLPDGVMREPFETVALSRVIEQMIRHARNADKKEASVGDLLASIFNEEHSFAVALMASQGIDRLSILQSITENESTQETAETAKDLESEYLDQFTVNLVRRAKEGKIDPVIGRDREIERVMQILCRRKKNNPVLVGEPGVGKTAIAEGLALAIAEGDVPDMLKETEIFALDIGTLIAGTKYRGDFEKRLKGVLHELEQRKNAVLFIDEIHNLVGAGATNGGSMDASNMLKPALAGGNLKCIGATTFEEYRNFFEKDRALSRRFAKVDVKEPGFDDTLKILKGLKYKYETHHDVHFSEKALKTAIDLSVKYMHERFLPDKAIDIIDEVGASFRLKARKRRRVNEKDIEDAVSRMLGLPSTRVTSDDLATLQNLENVLKSRVIGQDRAVEEVAAAIKRSRAGLGAPNKPVGSFLFAGPTGVGKTALAIELSEALGVHFERFDMSEYMEKHAVSRLIGAPPGYVGYEQGGQLTEAIRKHPHTVLLLDEIEKAHPDLIQVLLQVMDNAMLTDNTGNRADFKNVIIIMTSNVGATEANVMGFGARSEGKHDTAIKSAFSPEFRNRLDAVIRFDHLKPEHVERIVDKFIDELNAQMAERKIRIRLLEAARRKIAELGYDEAMGARPLSRVIAEKIKAPLTEEILFGSLREGGEVTFDVEAGELTFKIPEETA; encoded by the coding sequence ATGATTAGCAAAGATCTGAACGATATTTTCAAAGAGGCGGTGAAATACGCCAAGATGCACCGTCACGAATATCTGACGGTGGAACATATTTTTCTGGCCATACTCCTCTCCCCGCAGGGGGCGGAGATTCTCAAGCGTGCCGGCGGCGACGTGGAGGAGATGAAGGAGCGGATCAACCAGCATCTGGTGACGACGCTGCGGCCCCTGCCCGACGGGGTGATGCGCGAGCCTTTCGAGACGGTGGCGCTGTCGCGGGTGATCGAGCAGATGATACGCCATGCCAGAAACGCGGACAAGAAGGAGGCGAGCGTGGGCGACCTGCTGGCTTCCATCTTCAACGAGGAGCACTCTTTCGCGGTGGCCCTTATGGCCTCCCAGGGGATCGACCGGCTGAGCATTCTGCAGAGCATCACGGAGAACGAGAGCACGCAGGAGACGGCGGAGACGGCCAAGGATCTCGAGAGCGAATATCTCGACCAGTTCACGGTCAACCTGGTCCGGCGGGCGAAAGAGGGGAAAATCGACCCCGTCATCGGCCGTGACCGGGAGATCGAACGGGTGATGCAGATTCTCTGCCGCCGGAAGAAGAACAACCCGGTGCTGGTGGGCGAACCGGGCGTGGGCAAAACCGCTATCGCCGAGGGGCTGGCCCTGGCCATCGCCGAGGGCGACGTGCCCGACATGCTGAAAGAGACGGAGATTTTCGCCCTCGACATCGGCACCCTCATCGCCGGCACCAAGTACCGGGGCGATTTCGAAAAGCGTCTCAAAGGGGTGCTTCATGAACTCGAGCAGCGCAAAAACGCCGTGCTCTTCATCGACGAGATCCACAACCTCGTGGGTGCGGGTGCCACCAACGGGGGAAGCATGGATGCGTCCAACATGCTCAAGCCGGCCCTGGCCGGCGGCAACCTCAAGTGCATCGGCGCCACGACCTTCGAGGAGTACAGGAACTTCTTCGAAAAGGATCGGGCGCTGAGCCGCCGTTTCGCCAAGGTCGACGTGAAAGAGCCCGGTTTCGACGACACGCTGAAAATTCTCAAGGGGCTCAAATACAAGTACGAAACGCACCACGACGTCCACTTCAGCGAAAAGGCGCTCAAAACCGCCATCGACCTGTCGGTCAAATATATGCACGAGCGTTTCCTGCCCGACAAGGCGATCGACATCATCGATGAGGTGGGGGCCTCTTTCCGCCTCAAGGCGCGCAAACGGCGGCGGGTCAACGAAAAGGATATCGAAGATGCGGTCAGCCGCATGCTCGGGCTCCCCTCGACCCGGGTCACCAGCGACGACCTGGCGACGCTGCAGAATCTGGAAAATGTCCTCAAAAGCCGGGTTATCGGCCAGGACCGTGCCGTCGAAGAGGTGGCGGCCGCCATCAAGCGCTCCCGGGCGGGGCTGGGTGCCCCCAACAAGCCGGTGGGCTCCTTCCTCTTCGCGGGGCCGACCGGTGTGGGCAAAACGGCCCTCGCCATCGAGCTTTCCGAAGCGCTGGGGGTCCATTTCGAGCGCTTCGACATGAGCGAATATATGGAGAAACACGCCGTCAGCCGTCTCATCGGCGCCCCTCCGGGCTATGTGGGCTACGAGCAGGGCGGCCAGCTGACGGAGGCGATCCGCAAGCATCCCCATACGGTGCTGCTGCTCGACGAGATCGAGAAGGCCCATCCCGACCTGATCCAGGTGCTGCTGCAGGTGATGGACAATGCCATGCTCACCGACAATACGGGCAACCGGGCCGACTTCAAGAATGTCATCATCATCATGACATCCAACGTCGGCGCCACGGAAGCCAACGTCATGGGATTCGGCGCCCGAAGCGAAGGGAAGCACGACACGGCGATCAAGAGCGCTTTCAGCCCCGAATTCCGCAACCGCCTCGATGCGGTCATCCGCTTCGACCACCTGAAGCCGGAGCATGTGGAGCGGATCGTCGACAAATTCATCGACGAACTCAACGCCCAGATGGCCGAACGCAAGATCCGCATCCGCCTCTTGGAAGCGGCGCGGCGAAAAATCGCGGAACTGGGTTACGACGAAGCGATGGGCGCGCGGCCCCTCTCCCGGGTCATCGCCGAAAAGATCAAGGCGCCTCTGACCGAAGAGATCCTCTTCGGATCGCTGCGTGAGGGCGGCGAAGTGACCTTCGACGTCGAAGCGGGCGAACTGACTTTCAAGATCCCGGAAGAGACGGCCTGA
- the bioD gene encoding dethiobiotin synthase — MPLKLFVTATNTDVGKTHTTLLLMEEAAKRGLRPLAFKPVETGVSGGMAPDGSRLLEAAKRLNPDAAPLRLEQIVPYRFELPAAPFVAKGRTHISLNKIEAAMESLLPLCDILFVEGAGGLMVPLEENLFIVDLPLRLKLPVLLVTPGRLGSINDTLLSLEALQRRCIEPTVAVNLKEGEKEAFESVTKPYYESVGFRYLRLPEEAPALLDRLGL, encoded by the coding sequence ATGCCCCTGAAACTCTTCGTCACGGCCACCAACACCGACGTGGGCAAGACCCACACGACCCTGCTGTTGATGGAGGAGGCGGCGAAGCGGGGCCTGCGCCCCCTCGCTTTCAAACCGGTAGAAACCGGTGTCAGCGGCGGCATGGCTCCCGACGGGAGCCGGCTGCTGGAAGCGGCGAAACGGCTCAACCCCGACGCCGCCCCTTTGAGACTGGAGCAGATCGTCCCCTACCGCTTCGAACTACCTGCCGCCCCCTTCGTTGCCAAAGGCAGGACGCACATCTCCCTTAACAAGATCGAAGCCGCCATGGAGAGCCTCTTGCCTCTTTGCGACATCCTCTTCGTCGAAGGGGCGGGCGGGCTGATGGTGCCGCTGGAAGAGAACCTCTTCATCGTCGACCTTCCCCTTCGGCTAAAACTCCCCGTGCTTCTGGTCACACCCGGGCGCCTGGGAAGCATCAACGACACCCTTTTGAGCCTGGAAGCGCTGCAGAGACGGTGCATAGAACCCACAGTGGCGGTCAACCTGAAAGAGGGAGAGAAAGAGGCGTTCGAGAGCGTGACGAAACCCTACTACGAAAGCGTAGGGTTCCGTTACCTTCGGCTGCCGGAAGAGGCACCGGCCCTACTGGACCGGCTGGGACTCTAA
- a CDS encoding aminotransferase class I/II-fold pyridoxal phosphate-dependent enzyme, giving the protein MKHFEYFSTLLPRLVGEKEGAIAPEIVPSAAFGYTSAQEAEAIFAGEADKPLYARMGNPTGGKLERVLAKMESGAGAVVASSGMGAIAMVLAAFCERGDRVLCIGGFFGGTYALMNETMPRFGVEGVFRDVDDFEGIEEALQEGVKLVLTESVGNPNLKLPDIRRIAALCDDFETLFVVDNTLTPLIVQPLKQGADLVVYSTTKIISGHSAALGGAVVFRALKEGKEKLQSNRYAALHGLLEKGRGALGAILKKRAMRDLGMSANAFASFLTLLGVETLPLRTKRVNESVEKIAAMLHDAKVKVRHPSLEAHEHHLRYEALYPDGCGPLLTIECDTKERAFRFLNGVKLLIQTANVGDNRTLGLHMASTIYRDFEEIDKKILGITDGLVRISIGLESPVVLAEEMIEAWQALR; this is encoded by the coding sequence ATGAAACACTTCGAATATTTTAGCACGTTGCTTCCGCGCCTGGTCGGCGAGAAAGAGGGGGCAATCGCACCCGAGATCGTCCCCTCTGCGGCTTTCGGCTACACCTCGGCCCAGGAGGCCGAAGCGATCTTCGCCGGCGAGGCCGACAAGCCCCTCTACGCCCGCATGGGCAACCCCACCGGCGGGAAACTGGAGCGTGTCCTGGCAAAGATGGAGTCGGGCGCGGGTGCGGTGGTCGCCTCTTCGGGGATGGGGGCCATCGCGATGGTGCTGGCCGCTTTCTGCGAACGGGGCGACAGGGTGCTCTGCATCGGGGGATTTTTCGGCGGTACCTATGCGCTGATGAACGAAACGATGCCCCGGTTCGGCGTCGAGGGCGTTTTCCGGGACGTGGACGACTTCGAGGGGATCGAAGAGGCGCTGCAGGAGGGGGTGAAACTGGTGCTGACCGAGAGTGTGGGCAACCCCAACCTGAAGCTGCCCGACATCCGGCGCATCGCCGCGCTCTGTGACGACTTCGAAACCCTTTTCGTGGTGGACAACACCCTGACGCCGCTGATCGTCCAGCCGCTGAAGCAGGGGGCGGACCTGGTGGTCTACTCCACGACGAAGATCATCAGCGGCCACTCCGCCGCCCTGGGCGGGGCGGTGGTCTTCCGCGCTCTGAAGGAGGGAAAGGAGAAGCTGCAAAGCAACCGCTACGCCGCCCTCCACGGCCTGCTGGAGAAGGGGCGGGGCGCCCTGGGAGCCATACTGAAAAAACGGGCGATGCGGGATCTTGGCATGAGTGCCAACGCGTTCGCCTCTTTTTTGACGCTTCTGGGAGTCGAAACCCTGCCGTTGAGGACGAAGCGGGTCAACGAAAGCGTGGAAAAGATAGCGGCGATGCTTCACGACGCGAAGGTGAAGGTGCGCCATCCGAGCCTGGAGGCCCACGAACACCACCTGCGCTACGAAGCCCTCTACCCCGACGGGTGCGGCCCGCTTCTGACGATAGAGTGTGACACGAAGGAACGGGCTTTCCGCTTCCTCAACGGCGTGAAACTGCTGATCCAGACCGCCAACGTCGGAGACAACCGTACCCTCGGGCTGCACATGGCCAGCACGATCTACCGCGACTTCGAGGAGATCGACAAAAAGATCCTCGGCATCACCGACGGGCTGGTGCGCATCTCCATAGGGCTGGAGAGCCCCGTCGTCCTGGCGGAGGAGATGATAGAGGCGTGGCAGGCGCTGAGGTGA
- a CDS encoding LptF/LptG family permease produces the protein MRMFRYVARLYLKYIFIIAFALSFLFAGLDYLQQAGNLEGFNIKVLYFFYKGAYAFDLLFPLTLVFAMIVAKIVLVRSNAIMSFYALGYSKKALMAPFIAVSLVALLLYIALHNTSFVDAQRSAKMLLEGKKKSLVTKNLFVKYNRSFIYIGELIPSKREALDIRIYSPEGDGVKQVIYGKKARFDGEKWIVSDAVILTKPRPEGLGGKGFATEHAARVETLHGFKPKILTSIFKGKESYTVESAYEALKLLLSQKLKTDTLRNLLYHMLVMPFFALFLVMLTFLGIPPYARSANLVLRAFLMVGVTLFSWGILYLLFRFARAGVIPPEAGTLPFIALLALLSLYGFFFRTNRI, from the coding sequence ATGAGGATGTTCCGCTATGTCGCCCGGCTCTATCTCAAATATATCTTCATCATCGCCTTCGCCCTCTCCTTTCTCTTCGCGGGGCTTGATTACCTGCAGCAGGCGGGAAACCTGGAGGGGTTCAACATCAAGGTGCTCTACTTCTTCTACAAAGGGGCCTACGCCTTCGACCTTCTCTTTCCGCTGACCCTCGTTTTCGCGATGATCGTGGCGAAAATCGTGCTGGTCCGCTCCAACGCGATCATGAGTTTTTATGCACTGGGGTACTCCAAAAAGGCGTTGATGGCCCCCTTTATCGCTGTTTCGCTGGTGGCGCTGCTTTTGTATATCGCCCTGCACAACACCTCTTTCGTCGACGCCCAGCGTTCGGCGAAGATGCTTCTGGAAGGGAAGAAAAAGAGCCTCGTCACCAAAAACCTCTTCGTCAAGTACAACCGCAGTTTCATCTATATCGGGGAGCTGATTCCATCGAAGAGAGAGGCGTTGGATATCCGCATCTATTCCCCCGAAGGCGACGGGGTCAAGCAGGTCATCTACGGCAAAAAGGCCCGCTTCGACGGCGAGAAGTGGATCGTCTCCGATGCGGTTATCCTGACAAAGCCCAGGCCCGAAGGACTGGGGGGCAAAGGGTTTGCGACCGAGCATGCGGCACGGGTCGAAACCCTGCACGGCTTCAAACCCAAAATCCTTACCTCCATTTTCAAAGGGAAAGAGAGCTACACCGTCGAATCGGCCTACGAAGCGCTGAAACTGCTGCTTTCTCAGAAACTCAAGACCGACACGCTGCGAAACCTGCTCTACCACATGCTGGTCATGCCCTTTTTCGCCCTCTTTCTGGTGATGCTCACCTTTCTCGGCATCCCGCCCTACGCAAGAAGCGCCAACCTCGTCCTCAGGGCTTTCCTGATGGTGGGCGTCACCCTCTTCTCCTGGGGGATCCTCTATCTTCTCTTCAGATTCGCACGCGCCGGCGTCATCCCTCCCGAAGCGGGCACGCTCCCTTTCATCGCGCTTCTGGCACTTCTTTCTCTCTACGGCTTCTTTTTCCGCACCAATCGTATTTGA
- the pth gene encoding aminoacyl-tRNA hydrolase, translated as MWLVVGLGNPGARYERTRHNIGFLVVDRLVEKTGAHSLSSSSFHGDLYKKSSTLFLKPTTYMNRSGIAVQAVKNFYKIETEKIIVIHDDLDLPFGAVRFKKGGGSGGHNGLKSIDAMVGSDYLRVRMGIGKPAYKSQVVDYVLHDFSEEEMRRLPEWIDHAAEATLELTKHPLEKVASLYSVKKPEWNAR; from the coding sequence ATGTGGCTGGTCGTCGGGCTCGGAAATCCGGGCGCACGGTACGAACGGACCCGCCACAATATCGGGTTTCTGGTCGTCGACCGTCTGGTCGAAAAGACCGGGGCCCACTCCCTCTCCTCCTCGTCGTTTCACGGCGACCTCTACAAAAAAAGTTCCACCCTCTTTTTGAAACCCACCACCTACATGAACCGCTCCGGCATCGCAGTGCAGGCGGTCAAAAACTTCTACAAAATCGAGACGGAAAAGATCATCGTCATTCACGACGACCTGGACCTCCCTTTCGGTGCGGTGCGTTTCAAAAAGGGAGGCGGAAGCGGCGGCCACAACGGCCTCAAATCGATCGACGCGATGGTGGGAAGCGACTATCTCAGGGTGCGCATGGGCATCGGAAAACCGGCCTACAAATCCCAGGTCGTCGACTATGTTCTCCATGATTTCTCCGAAGAGGAGATGCGCCGCCTGCCCGAGTGGATCGACCATGCCGCCGAAGCGACGCTTGAGCTGACGAAACATCCGCTGGAGAAGGTGGCATCGCTCTACAGTGTCAAAAAACCGGAGTGGAATGCCCGATGA
- a CDS encoding 50S ribosomal protein L25/general stress protein Ctc, with translation MLEGIVRESIGKSAAKKLRRDGYLIANIYGKGLENTHAAFKMGEFIRTVRHKETLAFPIKVGDKEMNVVIQEYQLDPVTDQIVHVDLMVAQPGVVTHYMVPVKTVGTPKGLKNKGVLAISKKRIKVKGAIENIPEAFELDVSDLDVGDAILIRDIPESDKYKIMVAGRVPVVGVIKAK, from the coding sequence ATGTTGGAAGGTATCGTTAGAGAGAGTATCGGCAAAAGTGCCGCGAAAAAGCTGCGCCGAGATGGTTATCTAATCGCCAACATCTATGGAAAAGGGCTCGAAAACACGCACGCCGCTTTCAAGATGGGTGAATTTATCCGTACGGTCCGCCACAAAGAGACGCTGGCATTCCCGATCAAAGTTGGTGACAAAGAGATGAACGTGGTCATCCAGGAGTATCAGCTCGATCCCGTCACGGACCAGATCGTCCATGTCGACCTGATGGTCGCCCAGCCCGGCGTCGTGACCCACTACATGGTTCCCGTCAAAACCGTCGGTACGCCCAAGGGTCTGAAGAACAAAGGGGTTCTGGCCATCTCCAAAAAACGGATCAAGGTCAAAGGGGCCATCGAAAACATCCCCGAAGCCTTCGAGCTGGATGTCAGCGACCTGGATGTGGGGGACGCGATTCTGATCCGCGACATTCCCGAATCCGACAAATACAAGATCATGGTTGCCGGACGCGTTCCGGTCGTCGGGGTCATCAAAGCGAAATAA